Sequence from the Fundulus heteroclitus isolate FHET01 chromosome 7, MU-UCD_Fhet_4.1, whole genome shotgun sequence genome:
tataatccatgtttacttccggaaacactgaggacgcttgctacgtgtgacgtcatcgcgtcctcgagtgcgcacttaggttgaacgcattcagttcacacagcaGATCACATACAAgacgcatatatttggaaatgtgaacgacgacgcaaaaaaatcagatttcacaaaaaaatcggaattgagcattaagacctgcagtgtgagcgTAGCCTTACTTTGCTGTACACTGGTTCATTAATCCCACAGAACTCGGGTAGCATCAACACATTTATCGTTGATGTTTTCAAAGGGTGTGGAGGCGCAGTCCCGTGTTGACAATAAAAACTGTGGACTGAGCACACAGCCTTGAGGGACACCAATACTCAGTGATACCTGTGGATGCCCGGTTTTGAGCTTCTCTTACTTATGAAGTTCAGCTGTGTTCAGTGCAAGCAGTAGAAATTAGGTGCTTTACTAAGAATGCCCCAGATTTGTTTGTAACATGTCTGCCGGacatgttttgtgtgtttttttttttatgtaacaggGTGGCACCTTCCCTGGTCAGCTGACCACGGTGGGCATGCAGCAGCTGTATGAGCTGGGCGAGAGGTTGAGAAAGAGATATGTAGAGGAGACGCCTTTCCTCAGCCCCACCTTTGTCCCTACAGAGGTCTAGTAAGTGATGCTCATTGTCAAGATTTGTAACTTAATGACTAAATGTTTTTgcaattttgtcttttaatttgtCTCTTTTATGATTTTCAGCGTGCGTTCCACTAATATTGTGAGGACTATTGAGTCTGCCAGGTGCCTGATAGCTGGacttttccagcaaaaacagaaaggtaGGGTGAAAATATGCGCGTATGTAAAGAGTTGCCACACAGTCTGGAAAGATCTGGAATTGAATTTAAGTGTTTTAATGATCTGGATATAGTATTTTTCCCGCTCTTATTCTCAATCCGCTCGTCTAaatgtttctttccttcctccctttCTTCCATTTAAGTTCTTCCTTCTGTCTTTGTGTCCTCAtatgcttcatttcttttttttcttgtgtcctTTTACATGTATTTCATACCTTTTTCTGTTGTACGTCTATTCCGTCTTTGTGTCCTTACCTCTTACATCCTTGCTACATCCCCTACTCATGATATTCCTTCTCCTTGTCCTCCCTTCTCTGCTCCCTTATGCGTTCTCTTCTTTCCTTCTCGTCCCTTGTCTTCCTTGCGTCTGagcctttcccttttttttctgtcatctaCTCGGTTTTGAccctatattttttttttcttcctcttgccGTGTAGACGTCGTGTCCATCCTAACAACAGAGGCCGAATCTGAAATCCTCTACCCTAACTATCACGGATGCCAGCTGCTCAAACTCCTCGTCGGGTAGGTCCAATTTTCCCACCTGCCACAGAACCACATCACTCCCAGACCGTTCTGTGGGCCAAAGCTGAACTCCAGAATAATGTGCAGTGCAAAATTACGAGGAGACATTTTTGACAGGTTGTCACGGTGTGTCGCTGCtgacattgtgtgtgtgtgtgtgttttttttctttttttcagcccCCGCTGGGCCGAGTTGTCCACTCTGCCTGGCGTCGCGGCAGACCTGCAGAGCATCCTGAGTGCACTGGGGATTGCTGCTCACCAGCACGTCGACTTCATCCTCATTAGGGATGACATGGTTGCCAGAGAGGTGACACTGTGACTCTGTGATCCGTTTGACTTTTTACTGAGTCTCACCACAGGCTTTCACTCTGGAGGCAGTTATTATGGAGACTTTCTCTGCCTGCACGCTTACTACCTAGCTAAATATGCTGGTGCCATCCAATAGGTTATCGGAGACTTAAagattgatcatttatttgtgaGCCTTAATTGGGAAGAATTTTGAGcttaaaaactaaatattgtaATGGTTAGAAGTCTCTTAATTAAGACTAAAAAAATACCTCATTACTGATGCCATTTGGCGTTTCAGGCCAGTAAAGTGACCAAACGGCATGGGATAAAATCCCATTATTATGTTGAggatgtattaaaaaaaaaaactgatctgaACTGAATCAGACGGTCAAATAAAAGCTTTCCCTGGGAAACTTTTAGTCATTGCAATTGCctcattaaaaatgttgcttctgCAGTCCTGGCaaggtttcctttttaaaacttaGAGGTTTAaatttagggctgggcgataaatcgatttaatcgattaattcgaatttacaattctttaagatttcatttttggaaaatctggattttattttgccaatacactcaattgggtttccatgaagagaacagcatgtgatgctgaatatatgtttaggcaaatgtactgtcaaaatattgttaagtagaaactttttttaccataatacgatatacttcatttacttatttacttttttttaacttagtttgaagttcacaagtacagtgaagcctgttcttagctcaatgtgtaataccacaagcagcaaatgttttgttatattttcattgtttataatggcacggctgccatcttgttttacaagcatgtttcacagcttgtttttagttgcaatttgaattcaggtcaactccctgacgaaacgCTTgccataaaagcaaggttttaaaataatttctttaatttctttttatgaaacaaaaaggaggaaaaaaattgattaatcagatttgtatgataaaatcggagatttgtTTTTTAGTCCATATCGCCAAGCCCTATTTAaatttcttcttcctttttttttttttttttttttcaaattccacATTCATATATGGATCTGTATTCCACAGTTAAAACACCTCTGATTGATATTTAAtcagtgatttaaaaatgcgtttttatttaaatacaatcatttaattcatttCAATGTATCAAACTTAGGGTCTGGATtttgaaaggctttattttaaCAACCCATAAGAGACAAATGGTCCTGATTGGGATATCTGTGAATATCAGAGTTCCTGAGAAACACGTTTGGAGGCTTTTTATGCATGTTGTGACATCCTGGGTATTGCTGGGCGTAAAATGATAAGGATCAACACCTGGGCATGTATaggcacatttgtttttacagaacaaaaaaatctttaaaagggTATTTGGTGTAACTAAATTATAGACATTTTAAAGGTCATAAAAAATTCCAGATTTTCCATAGTAGGCCTATAATTTCCTTTAATTTTATCTTAAGTATTTAAGTTTATTGATCAATGGATTTTTCTGTAGCCGTTTTGAAAGCTAGCACAGGAATGTTGTCGCTGAAACGGCTTATTGTAGTTTTAGTGAATAAAAAGATATTCCTTCTCTGCCACAGGAGAGTAGATATTTAACAACGTTTGGCTTGAATGCGGGGGATCGTAGAAGTCGGCTAAAAGCTGTTGTCAATCACGGTTATGAGGCTGACTGCAGTCTCTGAAGCATTAAAGTTGTGTAGCCTAGTTATAAGAGAGAAAAGTAAAGACAATCTGACGCCGTTTTGCTGTTTATTAACGTGACGTTCGCTATGACTTGTTTCTTCAAATCGACAGACGCACGGCCTTCCCGTCCCGCCAGCTCTGAGCTCCTGGAGGGATACGGTGGAGGAGAGAGCTGTTGACATGATATGTCACCTCTACGAACCCGGAAAGAGGTTAAAACGGTCGATAAATAATTTAAGGCGTGCCCGATCCACTCATTAAGGCGGTTTTTTATAAATCATAAATCCTGTGCCTGTGACAGGGAGGCGCTGCAGCTGTCGGTGGGGGCCCTTCTGCACATGCTGTTAGACAACATGGAGAAGAAACTAGAGGACAGCTCAGCGGAGGCGAACAGGTGGGGACACCTCATCATCCCCACTCTAACTTTTTACACAAACTTGATCAgtcttttaaagtttttctctctctcagcaggaagTTGTTCCTGTACTCGGCTCACGACACCACTCTGATTCCCTGCCTCATGGCTCTGGAGATCTTCGACATGAAATGGCCACCGTACGCTGCTGATGTCACTCTGGAGCTGCACCAAAACCGGCGGACGGGCGACGCCTTTGTCAAGGTGTCATACGCGGGTCAGGTAAGGAGTGCAGAGAGCGCCTGAAACCGACCCAACGACCTTCATGTCTTTTCATCCTCTAAGTCAAATATGCTTCATGCTCCCCAGGATCAACTCATACCGGGTTGCAGTGGAGTCTACTGCCCCCTGCAGGAGTTCAAACAGGTCCTCTCTGCTCACTCGCTAAACCCCGACGTCTACCGCTCTCGCTGCAACAGCACGGGGAGGACTGACTGAACCCTGAACTTTCAAGAAACACAAAACCAGTCTTGACATTACACTGAGCCCAACCCTGGCTCACTCCATCCAGTCACCATAAACTCTTTACACATCCGTTAAATAAGTTGTTGACCCCACTTTAACAACAAATCAAGTTATTTTAAGGATTATTTGAATGCCTTTTGCTGTGCACTGTTTAGTTTACACCATTTGATTGCTTACAGAAACCTTTTTGCATTGAATCTCTTGTTTTTATACCTGCTTTTAGCTCCAGATCGAGTATAATAGACTATCttcactgcaaaaggggaactaaaagtacaaaaatatttgaaattagtgtatttgtccttaatctgagcagttaaataagattatcttccaatagaatgagtattttcacccttaaaataagataattagatatactacacttgaaataatacGGAtttgagttgttcctatttcaagtgaaatctgattccattggcagatcatttaaactttcctgctcaaataaagcacaaatacactcatttccagaacatgtacttacttttagttcccttttttgcagtgcaataaaAGGGATGTTGCCCTAGTTGAGCAATGCTGCTGGTGAATGTACTGAATGATAATTTGGGACTGAGTTCCACTCTATATTAATATAACAAACAATCCTCTATATTGACACGAGTAATATAGATAGTGCTGCTTTTCCTGCCTAAGAGATCGGGGGCCTTTCCATCAGCTCAGAGCTTCTTGCAGGTGAATGATGTGCAGAGTTTAAATCTTTAGCATTGTCTGTGATATTATCACAAACTGTTTACAGTCATGACTGTAAGCTGTTTACAGTCATGACTGTAAGCTGTACAGTCAGGAGGAAAATCTGTTTTGATTGACTGTTTGCAGTGACGGGAAAGACCTGAGTACACCCAACAGCTGTAGAGCCTCCCGCCGTTAGCATTAGCTTCAAGTTGTTTTCTATAAGACTTTAGCTCACTTGGCAACACAGGTTCAGTTTTTGGAAATATGCAGGCTTTTTATTTCTGGGCTGAGTTACTGGACTTTGATTAGGGCAATGCAACAAGATTTACTGCTGTGTTTCTGATCATTGTCCGACTTAATCTGGCGGACAGACGGCCATCATTCAATACTAGAATACAGCAGTAGAGCTTACTACCACCCGGGGACCATGGCTGCAGACCAGCCCATCTTCATCTGTCTACCATGCATGAGCTGGTATCAAGCATTTCTACTTAGAAGATCTTAACATCTCCACCCTGGTCTCATCTGTCAGAAAGACGACCTCTTGTGGTTCATCTACATGCCACTTTTCAAACCTAAGagcaaagaaaaggttttctCGGGCAACATTTACAAACAAGGCATATAGATTGTTTTCCTAACTGTACCACCATGAAGTTTAACACGTCATACTGTCTGAGGCCTGTAAAGTCGGAGATATTGTGATCCTTTAGCAACTCCCATGTGGTGATTATGATGATTTGTTGGGACGTCAGCTTAAAGAGTGGACGTCCCAACTGGAACCAAGAACTTCTagtatttttttacattgccTCATAATCCATTGCCCAGATTGATGGGCAACAATAGTTTTTCTGTCATTGCTGACATCTTATACTTCCTAAATCCTACGGAAAAAGAGCTGTTGTACATTTCCCATGACTTGTCATAgtcaaaactttattttcccCCATAACGACGGCTGTTATTCCTCATGGAAACATCTAGTGTGGGAAAACAAAACGTGAAATGGTTCTTGGACGGTTCCACGGCAGCAGTAACTGTATATCGTGAGCTTACGAGGCTGTCCTTAAAGATGATCACATTGTTTTAGAGTTATTGTTGCCGTGAAACATTTTAGCCATGAGGTGACATTACTTGTGACAactgtaaatatctggtttggatgagtggatgaaaaaaatgcaatttccttttcttttttttccccccacatatTTAAAAGGGTTAATGTGGTGGGCTCTGaaggtaaaaatataaataaataaatattgatatgTTCAGTTTGGTAAAAGTTAATTTGTCCCTCTGGTATTTCAtcccttccaaaaaaaaaaaaaaaaaatatccctgtaattaacttaatatattaaactcATAAAAATTAATTCAACTTTACTTGTGCTTTAACttaaattttctgaaaatgGATCACCCCCCATTCCCACTGATTTTGGCCAATAATggcttttaaaatattataagGACCCCTTAAGATTCACATCAGACCGTTATGGAACGTCGTCGTAAATGTTTGGCTGTCAAAGCAGGCATGGACCGTACAGACTGACACAAGGTGGCTACCAAGTTTCTCAAGACAAGTCGGGTATGAAACGACCAGAACTACAAAGTAATGAAATGATGAGTGGGCAAACCGAACAAGACCGGTTCAAATGTGTACGCGTGTACTGACGTGTTCAGAAAATAATCTGAGGCCTGCTAGAGGAGTCAacccacacagcatgatgctgccaccgccgtgctgTGCTGTGGGGCTTCTTATGGCTTTCCTCTTGCACAAAGCGTCCCCTCATCAACTCTGCTTCCAGGGTTCGGGTTGCTCCTCTCATAGCTGCTGAACGCTGGTGGGCTCATTTTAACATGCAAGGAGGGACACAGACTGGCCGGAGTCCACACGACGGGGCACGTGGACAGAAACAAGCTCACACACAGCGCATGGACAACATGTATATACCAAAACAATATCTTTTATTTGTAGTCCATCACCAACAGCCCTGGTTTAGGCTCTTCTGCACCAAAGCCAATGGAGAAACACATGACAAGCTTATACAATAGATAAAAGAGATGAAGTCAACTGGATGGTAAGCAGTACGTGTTTACATTTCCTCGCGTCCCGCTCTGGAGACCTCACctcgggggggaaaaaaaaaaaaaaaaaaaaaaaaaggctgcccGGGTCCTACCTAGCTCTACCTCTAGAATACCTGACAATCCTGCTTTCAGCGGCTCACCTCCCCGTCTGCGGCCCATCATCTCCTCACGGATTATTGCTGTGGGAATGATTATTACCCAGAGTCAAcaagtcaaaaaacaaaaaaaacaggaacacaaCAGGAACAAGAAGAAGACACATAGCACGTCTGGGTAGTAGCAGGATTATTCACGCCGGCGAAGTCCTGAAGGTTTTgggtggcaaaaaaaaaaaaaaaaagaaaacagtt
This genomic interval carries:
- the acp6 gene encoding lysophosphatidic acid phosphatase type 6 isoform X1, coding for MRNLLTKAGLFGSMSVAFGSMWWSQQKTESDPITPNPASNSADASSASLYELKLVQVLFRHGARTPLKSIPDVIEAQWVPTLLEAPPHTHIDYVVTDLEGGPRPPAPVEDSYRTKILSGGTFPGQLTTVGMQQLYELGERLRKRYVEETPFLSPTFVPTEVYVRSTNIVRTIESARCLIAGLFQQKQKDVVSILTTEAESEILYPNYHGCQLLKLLVGPRWAELSTLPGVAADLQSILSALGIAAHQHVDFILIRDDMVARETHGLPVPPALSSWRDTVEERAVDMICHLYEPGKREALQLSVGALLHMLLDNMEKKLEDSSAEANSRKLFLYSAHDTTLIPCLMALEIFDMKWPPYAADVTLELHQNRRTGDAFVKVSYAGQDQLIPGCSGVYCPLQEFKQVLSAHSLNPDVYRSRCNSTGRTD
- the acp6 gene encoding lysophosphatidic acid phosphatase type 6 isoform X2 — encoded protein: MRNLLTKAGLFGSMSVAFGSMWWSQQKTESDPITPNPASNSADASSASLYELKLVQVLFRHGARTPLKSIPDVIEAQWVPTLLEAPPHTHIDYVVTDLEGGPRPPAPVEDSYRTKILSGGTFPGQLTTVGMQQLYELGERLRKRYVEETPFLSPTFVPTEVYVRSTNIVRTIESARCLIAGLFQQKQKDVVSILTTEAESEILYPNYHGCQLLKLLVGPRWAELSTLPGVAADLQSILSALGIAAHQHVDFILIRDDMVARETHGLPVPPALSSWRDTVEERAVDMICHLYEPGKREALQLSVGALLHMLLDNMEKKLEDSSAEANRKLFLYSAHDTTLIPCLMALEIFDMKWPPYAADVTLELHQNRRTGDAFVKVSYAGQDQLIPGCSGVYCPLQEFKQVLSAHSLNPDVYRSRCNSTGRTD